The window GCTGAGGCAGGCATTGCAGCTGTTTATTCAGAAATCAGGTTTATTGGAGGTGGTGCAGGCATTTTCTCTAACAACTGGCAGATGCTCGATGCGCCAACCGGCATACAATCGACCGAAACTGCACAGAATTCAGATTTAAACAATCTTTACTCGTTGATTTATGACGGTACAAACCTGCACATTAACCAGAACTGGAACGGTTTTTACAAAGTAATTGCACAGGCTAATCTGGTATTGGATAAGGTACCAGGTATTAATCCGATGGATAATGCACAGAAAAAAAGGATTTTAGGCGAAGCGGCCTTTGTTAGGGCCTGGGCTTATTTTTACTTGGTACGCTTGTGGGCGATGTTCCGTTAATCCTTAAGCCGATTTCCAGTCCTAATGATCCTAATTTTGCTCCTTCAAGAACGCCTCAGGAACAGGTTTACAAGCAAATTGTTGATGACCTTGTTTTGGCCGAGGCCGCAGGCCTGCCCTTTACAGATGCTAGCGGAAGGGTATCAACCGCTGCCATTAAAACCGAACTGGCAAAAGTGTACCTCACTATGGCAGGGCAACCGCTTAACAAAGGAACTGCCTATTATAAACTGGCTGCCGATAAGGCTAAAGAAGTAATCGATTATTCGACTGCTAACCCAACCATACTAGGTTTGTTTCCTACTTATGCTGCGTTGCACGATGCTAAAAACGATAATAAACTAGAACATTTATTTGGTATTCAGTATAACGATGCCGCAGGTGCAGGTAATCCGCTGCAGTCTTCATACCTCCCATTGCACCAGCCACTGGTTTCTAAAATCGACGGGATTGGGACTTCTATTCCAACGGGTGATTTTTATGCATCCTATGAGGCAGGCGATTTGAGGGCGAAAAACAGGGAAGGTTATTTCTTTACCGATTACTATACCGATGGTTTTAAAATGCCATTAATTAACCGCGGCAAGCCTTATATTTTTAAACACTTCGATATTATTGCAAATGGTACGTTGGGTACAGAAGGTACCAGTCGTAGTGATTTGAACATTCCGCAGATTCGTTATGCCGAAACGCTGTTAATTTATGCCGAAGCACAAAACAGGGCCGATGGTACAGCCAATACTGCTGCCTATACAGCATTAAATGCCATCAGAAAAAGAGCCCAGCTGGGCGAT is drawn from Pedobacter sp. HDW13 and contains these coding sequences:
- a CDS encoding RagB/SusD family nutrient uptake outer membrane protein, with amino-acid sequence MKLNIKNIAALLLLSGALVGTVGCKKFLDETDPTNLSPSSFYTLPEHAEAGIAAVYSEIRFIGGGAGIFSNNWQMLDAPTGIQSTETAQNSDLNNLYSLIYDGTNLHINQNWNGFYKVIAQANLVLDKVPGINPMDNAQKKRILGEAAFVRAWAYFYLVRLWAMFR
- a CDS encoding RagB/SusD family nutrient uptake outer membrane protein yields the protein MGDVPLILKPISSPNDPNFAPSRTPQEQVYKQIVDDLVLAEAAGLPFTDASGRVSTAAIKTELAKVYLTMAGQPLNKGTAYYKLAADKAKEVIDYSTANPTILGLFPTYAALHDAKNDNKLEHLFGIQYNDAAGAGNPLQSSYLPLHQPLVSKIDGIGTSIPTGDFYASYEAGDLRAKNREGYFFTDYYTDGFKMPLINRGKPYIFKHFDIIANGTLGTEGTSRSDLNIPQIRYAETLLIYAEAQNRADGTANTAAYTALNAIRKRAQLGDLAGLSQVQFEEAVWRERWHELCYEGILWFDMLRLRKVYNESTNGFDNFVGHVNKSVNQALQTKNLLFPIPTSEIRNNPNLTQNTGY